In Xyrauchen texanus isolate HMW12.3.18 chromosome 27, RBS_HiC_50CHRs, whole genome shotgun sequence, one genomic interval encodes:
- the LOC127620660 gene encoding taste receptor type 2 member 40-like: MTILTDAGHIIFMVTMVLFGVSGNMFNLVLTIEQQVKTRIIQTVGLILCVISISNIVLVLAAFTMVVTLFLQPDLWCEKPYPLYIRTVVYLLLNFSCISFWAIAWLSLFYCVKVVSFSSECLGSLKRNISTVINTAVLLSCLGFSLFFLPMFSLERVDSSQDSNNISKNINLNGTSNIICQIPGFSVEIESVSYTVAVLSCLCPIPLMIMLPTSLRMVIHLCAHTLALQKNKTQVQGSDSYLLVCKLTISLVGVYLTSLFIVALSIIIRIIGPFITYLVLIFGYSFYSTMTSVLLMASNRYLKEKLWSLFCCREAKEQATKSQTVETRDI, from the coding sequence ATGACTATTCTGACCGACGCTGGACACATAATATTTATGGTCACAATGGTGCTTTTTGGTGTTTCTGGAAACATGTTTAACCTAGTTTTGACCATAGAACAGCAAGTGAAGACCAGAATCATTCAGACTGTGGGTTTGATCCTATGCGTCATCTCCATCAGCAACATTGTCTTGGTACTTGCCGCTTtcacaatggtggtgactctCTTTCTGCAGCCTGATCTCTGGTGTGAGAAGCCGTATCCTTTATATATCCGGACTGTTGTATATCTATTGTTGAATTTCAGCTGCATCAGCTTCTGGGCCATTGCATGGCTGAGTCTCTTCTACTGTGTGAAAGTTGTGAGTTTCTCCTCCGAGTGCCTCGGATCACTGAAGAGGAACATCTCCACTGTTATCAACACTGCAGTGCTGCTGAGCTGCTTGGGCTTCTCCTTGTTTTTCTTACCAATGTTCTCCCTTGAACGTGTAGACTCATCACAAGACAGCAACAATATTTCTAAAAACATCAACCTAAATGGAACCTCAAATATAATATGCCAAATTCCTGGTTTCAGTGTAGAGATTGAAAGTGTGTCGTACACAGTTGCTGTGTTGAGTTGCCTCTGCCCCATCCCTCTGATGATCATGCTGCCCACTTCTCTCAGAATGGTTATCCATTTGTGTGCCCATACACTTGCCCTCCAGAAGAACAAGACCCAAGTGCAGGGTTCAGACTCTTACCTGCTGGTATGCAAGCTTACCATCTCTCTGGTGGGAGTTTATCTGACTAGTCTATTTATTGTGGCTTTGTCCATCATTATAAGGATAATTGGGCCATTTATCACCTACCTCGTCTTAATATTTGGCTACAGTTTTTATTCAACCATGACATCTGTGCTTCTGATGGCTTCTAATAGATATCTGAAAGAGAAACTTTGGAGTCTGTTCTGCTGTAGGGAGGCCAAGGAACAAGCTACCAAAAGCCAGACAGTTGAGACGAGGGACATTTGA
- the LOC127620659 gene encoding taste receptor type 2 member 40 — MVIVTDAGHIIFSIVLVFLGVSGNMFNLVLTIEQQVKTRIIQTVGLILCVISISNVVVVLAALSLEVAVFLQPDIWCVKPYPFFIRTVIYLLLNFSCISFWAIAWLSLFYCVKVVSFSSECLGSLKRNISTVINTAVLLSCLGFSLLFLPMFTLELVDSSQDGYNVSSNYSLNESSKASCPRPMFAADIDETSYIVAVFGCLCPIPLMIMLPTSLRMVIHLCAHTLALQKNKTQVQGSDSYLLVCKLTISLVGVYLTSLFIVALFLIIRIIGVFITYLVLIFGYSFYSSMTSVLLTASNRYLKEKLWSLFCCREAKEQATKSQTVETRDV; from the coding sequence ATGGTTATCGTGACAGATGCTGGACACATCATTTTTTCGATTGTTTTGGTGTTTCTTGGTGTTTCTGGAAACATGTTTAACCTAGTTTTGACCATAGAACAGCAAGTGAAGACCAGAATCATTCAGACTGTGGGTTTGATCCTATGCGTCATCTCCATCAGCAATGTTGTTGTGGTACTTGCCGCTCTCTCATTGGAGGTGGCTGTATTTCTGCAGCCTGATATCTGGTGTGTGAAGCCGTATCCTTTCTTTATCCGGACTGTTATATATCTATTGTTGAATTTCAGCTGCATCAGCTTCTGGGCCATTGCATGGCTGAGTCTCTTCTACTGTGTGAAAGTTGTGAGTTTCTCCTCCGAGTGCCTCGGATCACTGAAGAGGAACATCTCCACTGTTATCAACACTGCAGTGCTGCTGAGCTGCTTGGGCTTCTCCTTGCTGTTCTTACCAATGTTCACACTTGAACTTGTAGATTCATCACAAGACGGCTACAATGTGTCTTCAAACTACAGCCTTAACGAATCCTCAAAAGCAAGCTGCCCGAGGCCAATGTTTGCTGCAGATATTGATGAAACATCATACATTGTTGCCGTTTTTGGTTGCCTCTGCCCCATCCCTCTGATGATCATGCTGCCCACTTCTCTCAGAATGGTTATCCATTTGTGTGCCCATACACTTGCCCTCCAGAAGAACAAGACCCAAGTGCAGGGTTCAGACTCTTACCTGCTGGTATGCAAGCTTACCATCTCTCTGGTGGGAGTTTATCTGACTAGTCTATTTATCGTGGCTTTGTTCCTCATTATAAGGATAATCGGGGTATTTATCACCTACCTCGTCTTAATATTTGGCTACAGTTTTTATTCTAGCATGACATCTGTCCTTCTGACAGCGTCTAATAGGTATCTTAAAGAGAAACTTTGGAGTCTGTTCTGCTGTAGGGAGGCCAAGGAACAAGCTACCAAAAGCCAGACAGTTGAGACGAGGGATGTTTGA